One segment of Chionomys nivalis chromosome 3, mChiNiv1.1, whole genome shotgun sequence DNA contains the following:
- the Parl gene encoding presenilins-associated rhomboid-like protein, mitochondrial isoform X2: MIRYFTSNPASKVLCSPMLLSTFSHFSLFHMAANMYVLWSFSSSIVNILGQEQFVAVYLSAGVISNFVSYVCKVATGRYGPSLGASGAIMTVLAAVCTKIPEGRLAIIFLPVFTFTAGNALKAIIAMDTAGMILGWKFFDHAAHLGGALFGIWYITYGHELIWKNREPLVKIWHEIRTNGPKKGGGSK; this comes from the exons ATGATCAGATATTTTACATCCAACCCAGCGTCAA AGGTTCTTTGTTCTCCAATGTTGCTGTCAACGTTCAGTCATTTCTCCTTGTTCCACATGGCAGCAAATATGTATGTTTTATGGAGTTTCTCATCTAGCATCGTGAACATTCTGGGTCAGGAGCAGTTTGTGGCAGTGTACCTGTCTGCAG GTGTCATTTCCAATTTTGTCAGTTATGTGTGTAAAGTTGCCACGGGGAGATATGGACCTTCACTGGGTGCA TCAGGAGCAATCATGACTGTGCTTGCAGCAGTCTGCACCAAGATCCCAGAAGGGAGGCTCGCCATCATCTTTCTCCCGGTGTTCACCTTCACAGCAGGCAAT GCCTTAAAAGCCATCATTGCCATGGATACAGCTGGGATGATCCTGGGATGGAAGTTCTTTGATCATGCAGCACATCTTGGGGGAGCTCTCTTTGGAAT ATGGTATATCACTTATGGTCATGAACTCATTTGGAAGAACAGGGAGCCTCTAGTGAAAATCTGGCATGAAATAAGGACTAATGGCCCCAAAAAAGGAGGTGGCTCTAAGTGA